The genomic DNA CCAGGTCGGCGTGGGAAGCGTCGCGAGTGCCATTGCAGTTGCTCGTGCATTCAATAGTCACGAATTTAGCGAGAACAGAGGGCAATGCGAGCAGGGGACAGGGACGGGAAGGCAACGAACGTTTTCAGTCAATCTAAACTGTGGATGCCCCAGTCCACGTGTTGCCAAGGGATCGTTCGGTCTTATCCTTATGGAAGATCCTAAGCGAGTCGCAGAGATCTGCCAGGTTCTTCTCGATGGTGCTAACAGTAGAGAGAGCCAGCAGGGGCGCAACGTAGCAGACGAGGCGACGGGAATGTGTGCAGGAGGAGACACGATGAATAGAATGGCTAAGACTGATGAGGTCCTACGAATGGACAATTCAGCAGTGTCTGTTAAGTGTCGGGTGGGAAtcgaagaagacagacggTTTTTGAGATCTGGAAGCAACCTGTTCTCCGCGACaactttctcctcgtcttcaacGTGCACCTATGAGAAGCTTGCTTCATTCATTGCTACAGTAACTGAGGCATCCCCAGTCCGTCATTTCATAATTCATGCTCGTCCTGGAATCCTGGTGGGCAAATTGTCACCAAAAGAGAACCTTCAAATTCCGCAACGCAGGCCCGAGTGGGTGTACAGGCTCTGCCAGGACTTTCCAAATGTATCATTCACATTCAACGGCGGCGTCAAGTCATTCCATGAGGCCGAAGGCCACTTGCTCAACACAAATGATAAGCTCGGTGGCGTTATGGTAGGGCGAGATATCCTTGATAGGCCATGGTACTGGGGTTCTTGCGCTGACGCATTTATCGCTGCTCAGGACGAAAGACGCAGTAGGCAGTGTACTTCGAGCATCGAAGACGGTTCAGAAGGCAACAGAGCCGGTCCACCCCAGGACCAGAGGAGAGGGTCAGTTGCAGGTCGACAAACGGTAGAAGCGTCTGTTCCAGGGGAAGATATGAAGAAGAACGTGTCCttgaagaaaggaaggcaaAATGAAGGGGTGAGCCGGGCGGAGGTGGTGGAGCAGTACGCTTGCTACGTCGAGGAAGTAGAGAAGACTCAGGGGCCAGGGAGTACAGCACATCAACAGAAAGTGGGAAGTGATCGTGCTAGAAAACACACCACAGACGGAGGGCGAATCATACTGAGCAGGCGTGCGTCGTTGCTAAAGCCGCTGTTGAATCTGTTCGCCGGCGAACCAGGAAGCCGTGCGTTTAAGCAGAGGCTTCAGGCTGCATGTGACAGTCGAAACAGTCATCTTGCTGTAGAGAGTCGGTCATCAGTATGCAcgaggccagagagagaacgcggagaaaCACAGGCAGGTGAATACACGAGGCAGATAGTTTCCACGAAGGCAAGTAGGATTCGGTTTCCAAGGCCGGAACCAACAGGAGAGATCATTCGTCGGGCCTTGGAAGTCTTTCCGTCGGACGTTCTCGAACACCGACAGAGTGGCGAGACATGACACGCTATAGTGGTGTCATTTTTGCAGACACTGCGGGGGGGCGGGGTGGGGGGGAGGGGTTTGGGGCATCTTCTATTTGGCCGTGAATTTAAAGAAAATAATGGGGATTGGTGGGTAACGTTAACGGACTTCCCTCTTGACGTACATTTCTGTGTTGCCTGTGCAATCTACCAGAAACCCTGTGCAACTGCATTCAACTGAATGTTGTTTAGGGCAATCAGAAAGAGGTGAAATTTTTTTGCAAGCTCCTGTGACGAGAGGTGTTCGCGGTTGCGTGTGAACGGTCTCGCAGCCTCCATGGTGCTGGAACGGCTGACTAGGCGAGCACACCAAATGAATGGAGACTCAGcttctcttgtttcctctcctcccgcgtCAGAACCGGACTGAACTTTGAATAAACACTTTACGCTGGTTTCTTGGGGTAAAAGCATGGTTTGTACGCTGCGCTGGTACGGCCGAACAGTGGATAGGAGCGGACGAAGGTTCAAATGAATAGGTGCCGGGAGAAGAACCTCCGGATGAAACAAACCTGCACAGTCGTGTCGAACAATGGAAGCGCAAGTGCGTTTTCGACATCCATCACTCGGATTCTCTTAGAAAGCCTGACCGTGGCCGTGATACCgatgtgtttttttttctcatGGCCAATCCCAAGCATTTTCGAGTTTAATGGATGGAGGGGCCATATCTGCGCTGGGTGTATGCGGTGGACCATAGTTCAACAACTGAATATGACTAGTCCCTCATTGGAGATCCTTGCAGTAATGCTTGTCTCTTGATCGCTAAATGAACGGACAAAACAGTGCTGGGGCAGGAGCACTCTAGTTCTGGCTAAGGAGAGCAGGGTCCGCGTTCGGGAACGGTGCTTGACTGTGGCACTCAGGTTttgtctgttcttcctcgctggtCGTCGACATAGAGGGTCTTGGATACATTGATTCCAATCAAAAAGAGGTTTCTAAGGAGTGACACGATACACTTTTTGTGTGAGTCCTGGAATTTATTTCGGGAACCCCCGCCCTGACAAATGAATAGAGTTCTTAGCGCCCCGGGCACTCTTGCCCCCCCTTAGTTTGGCGGCCCGCCCCGGTATAGAGAGGGGTACTGGGAAACCGTCCGCGCTTCAGGCGAACGACTGCCACCACATTCCATTTTCCAGGTACAAAGAAACTCCCTGGAAGAAACTGAGCATAAACCGGATCAAACGAGAGTAAGTAGAATCTATCTGAGCTCTTTGTACATTGTCCTTGGCCCTGCGAAAAGAATGGTCGGCTCGTGATCTGAGCACAGGCACCGCCCCCCAAGAAAAAGTGCAGGACAGGGTAGGGTGTACGACTTTCGGGGAGGTGGACGATCGAGACCTCGAAAAACCGACGAATTTGTCGCCGTCCATCAAGCTGGGTTACACCCCAGCACGGGCACTGATTCGCCGTAGGTGAACATATTTTCTGGGATCCTTATCATAACACGAGCTTCAATAGCTGTTTTACTCGAAGGCACATCGGCCGCGTTGCTTCGAGGGACTTGTGGATTTACATATAAACTGGTTTTTTGGCAGTCATGGAGCGGAATCATTTCGTTGCAGGGCTGGCGGGTCCGGCGTGTGGCGTGttgttccttcttttcgtAACATGTCTGTGCCAGGCGTCGAGGGCCATGGAAGACCAGGCGACGGCAATTGTTCCTAACTGCGCCGTGTCAGATAATGGTACTGCCTGTGATTGTAATGAGCCCACAGGTACGGGTAGAACAGCGGAATTCACTCCCAGTGCATCCCTGACAGAGTCTAAAAATACAATTAGCATCCAGTGTCCCAACCAATACGAATTCAGGCCCACTGAAAAATCGAAGGTATGCTCTGTGGGTGAAGATAAAAATGCACAGGACCTGGAAACCTGCAATCAAGGCAACGTCAAAATTGAAAAGTTCTTAAATCCACCCCCAACAAGTTCGCCAGAATGGATTGCAAGCGGCGCCGGTCAAACAACACATTCTTTAACCCTTCCGAAATCTAATTTCCCATTGACTAACAAGAAATTCTTCGTCGGTTGCCAAGAACAGGAAGGCCGTGTGAACCGGCTGCTGGAAAGAACCCCTGCAAAGAAATCATGCGTGGTGACCGTGCAAGTGGAGGCCAAGAAATCGTCGCTGCACGAGAACGTCCTCACTTGCGGCTACGGCGCAAACAGCAACACCGAAAAAACACCGGTGGCGACGCTGACTTCCGACAACAACGCACTGACTATCGTTTGCGGCTCAGAAGGCCAACTCCATCCGACTGGGACACCGACgactgccttcctctgcgaCATCTCCACAGAGGAGTGTTCGACAGCCGTAAAACTGACTGACGTGTTTCCTAACTTCAAAGAAGCCTGGATTACAGTGGAAGGGGAAACAGGCAGCAACAAGCTTGTGATCCCCGAGGACGGCTTCCCCGAGGAGGACAAAATGATTCTGTTGGGATGCAGCCTCAAGACGGCCTCAGGTGAGGACAGtaagaagaagcagaacaCAACTGTACAGGAGGAGCCTACGTGTAAGGTGAAGGTGGTTATCCCTGCTGGAGGTAGGGCTTCTGCGGCGGCCTCAGGCCCGAGCTCTCCGATGTATGCGTTCGCTGTgggatttctctctcttgtggTTTCTGGTGCATACTTGACTTCGTACTAGACATTTGTGAGAGGCAACTTTGTTGTCCAGTTTTGTTTTCATCTCCTGTGGTATGCCTTCGCGGCAGCTGTCTTGTTTGCGCGGTGGTGTGGTGGGGAAACAGGTGGATGGAAGTAAAGCATATCAATCTTGGGTTTTCCGTCGTTTTTTTAAGGAAGTCTATTTCGCTTTACAGACTCTACTTTGAACTGTCGCTTACTAATCCATGCGGGTCCGTCCATCCTTCTGAGGCTCTTGAAATGGACAGCTGAGCACTGCCTGTTGGATGCGTGTTTGGATCGAAGAAGGTAGGCGGTTTCTGGGGTCCGGAGGGGAGCAACTTGTTACCCGCGTCAGtactcgcctcttcttccaggtGCACGTATGAGAAGGTCGCTGCGATCTCTGTTCTATTAGTTGTGTTGTCCGGAATGCGTTATTTCATAATGCATGCCCCTCCTGGAATAGTGGTAGGTATCTTGTCACCGTAGGACAGCCCTCACCCCTGCAACACACGCGCCAGGGTGTGCACAGGCTCTGCATCGCCATTCCAACTGTATCGGTCACACTTAACTCGGTGTCATTTCAAGTGGCAGATGATCACTCAGTCAACACCATGATAAGCTCACTGGCGTCATGGGCGGCGGAGAAATGCTTGAAAGCCTAGATGGTTCTGGGGCTATCACGTCGACAGTTCTAGTGCTGTGGAAGAGGGATGTGTTAAGGGTTGGACTTCGAACACCGATGACCACCTAGAAGGCAACAATGCTGTTCCCGCCCAGAGCCACAAGCGAGGGCTAGACGCAGGTCGGAGAGCGGTAGCAGAATCAGGTTCAGGCGCCGAGGTGAAGAGGAATGACTCTTGGGAAGGTCTGACAAAAACTGAAGGGGTGACCAGGACTGAGGTGGTGGAGCAGTACGCTTGGTACGtcgaggaagtggagaaaaaTCTCAGGGAGTTAGGCACACAGCAGATGAACAGCAAATGGGAACAGATcaaaacaggaaacacacCACAGAAGCAGGGAAAGTGATACCGACCATTCGAACGTTGTTGCTCAGGCGCTGTTCAATCTGTTCGCCGGCGTACCAGGAAGTCGTGAGTTTAAGCAGACGCTTCAGGCTGCCTGTGGCACACCAGATATTATTCTTGTTGTTGCGAGTCGGCCATTAGCAGGACCAAACCtccagagaggacgaggatATAGCCAGACAGGTGAACACACCAGGCAGTTTGTTGCGGCGACTGCTGGTTCGATTCGTGTTTTCCCAGGCTGGAGTCGACAGGAGAGACCGCTGGCCGGGCGGTGGAAGTTATTCCAATGGCTGTTCTTCCATGTCGACAGGATTGCAACACCTGACGCCCTCGAATTGACTACCGTCTAGGAAAATGGCATCAgagccttcctctttttttttgACACTaaatggagaggaaagggtgAGGCTTTGGCTGTTGGGTTGACGGGACCTTCTTCCTGAGATATCTTTCTGCGATGCTTGAGCGAACGAAACAGACACCGTGTTAACAATCAGTTCAACTGACTGTTCTTCTTGGAGGCCAGTAAAAAGTGATGTTTCTTTTCAGGCTTTTCTCAGACTCGTGTGACGTGAGGTGTTCGCGACTGCGGGTGGCCGGTGTCGCCACGCCCGACACGCTATAGTGGCTGACTAGACGTACACAACAAATGCGTGCAGACCCTTAGTTCCCCTTAGCGTTGTGGTTTGCCTTTGTTGCCCCTTTTCTTGGTAGGGAACATGAAGGGCCAAGGCAGTGTCGGGTGAGGCGCACCCTCCTCCTGCCGGCTACTGAAATAGATGTCTGGGTTCGGTACTGCTGTTCCTCGGCGGCGTTGACGTTCTGTCGTGGACGATTCACTGCCTTCTGGTTGGCAACATGGAGTGAGCTACGGAACTCAGAAATGACACAGAAAAGGGTTGCGAGAGAGTGGTAAGACGGAACCGTTTGAGCCCAGAATTTTGTTGGTCAGGACCCTGCGCCAGGCAAATGAAAATGCGGCAAAAAAAAGGGACTCCGACACGACTGGCCCAATTCCGCTTAGGTGACCGTCCCCGTTCATCGAGtgagagagagtgaagatATCTGCGGCGATGCATTGCCTCTACATTCATTTCTCCAGGTACACCAGAACGCCCTGAGAACAAGTAAGCATAATTCGGACCAAAGCGAAGTAAGTAGAACCTATCTGCGCCTTTGCACGTTCCTTAGCCTCGCGAAAAATTGATTggttcgtttctctgctcaTGCACAGATCCCCAGCGAATAGCAAGACGGCGTCGCGTGTGCCACTCTAGTACCCGCCTTTTACTCGCCGCATCGCCACAGTTGGACGATCGACGGTTACAGAAAGCGGGCGAATCTGCCGCCGTCCGTCACGCTGGGCCACCCCCCAGGGCATGCTCTGTTCCGCGAAGGATTGAGGACCTATTTTCCTGATTCCTGACCGTCACTGGTTTCAATAgcagtttctctccacgATCCGTCGAATCTTTACTGTTCGCGGGTTTTTGTTGACATAAATATAGACTGTGTTTCGGGAAGTCATGGAGCGGAAGAGTTTCTTTTCAAGCCTGGCGCGGCCGGCGGTTGGTGTCCTGTTGATTTTTTTCGCAGCATGTCTGTGCCGGTTGTCGATGGCCCAGATTAACCGGCCTACATCTATACCGATTGCGCCCACGTGCGATGTGACAGAGAATGGTACTGCCTGTGTTTGCGAAGAATCAGTTAAGGGCCGTGCACAAGAATCTGCCTCCAGCGCAACCCTGTCGGAGTCTCACAATACAATTAGCGTCCAGTGTCCCGAACAATACGGCTTCGTGCCCAGTGATGGAACGAAGGTATGCTCTGTGGATACAGATACAAATGCGACGGACCTGGGAACCTGTAACACACACAACGAAAAAATTGAAGCGTTCTTAAATCCAGTCCCAGCAAGTCCGCCACAGTGGAGCGCAAGCGACACTACTACAACGCCGCATTCTTTATCCCTTCCACAATCTCATTTCCCATTGACTGACAAGAAATTCTTCGTAGGTTGCCTAGAACAGGAAGACCGTCTGAACAAGCTGCTGCAAGGAACCCCTCCAAAGAAATCATGCGTGGTGACTGTGCAAGTGGAGGCCAAGAAATCGTCGCTGCACGAGAACGTCCTCACTTGCGGCTACGGCGCAAACAGCAACACCGAAAAAACACCGGTGGCGACGCTGACTTCCGACAACAACGCACTGACTATCGTTTGCGGCTCAGAAGGCCAACTGCAGCCGAGTGGGAAGCCGACgactgccttcctctgcgaCATCTCCACAGAGGAGTGTTCGACGGCCGTAAAACTGACTGACGTGTTTCCTAACTTCACAGAAGCCTGGATTACAGTGGAAGGGGAAACAGGCAGCAACAAGCTTGTGATCCCCGAGGACGGCTTCCCCGAGGAGGACAAAATGATTATGTTGGGATGCAGCCTCAAGACGGTCTCAGGTGAtgacaagaagaagaacgagaacaCAACTGTACAGGAGGAGCCTACGTGTAAAGTAAAGGTGGTTATCCCCGCTGGAGGGAGGTCTTCTGCGGCGGCGTCAGGCCCGAGCTCTCCGATGTATGCCGTCGCTGTTGGATTGCTATCTCTTGTGGTTTCTAGTACATTCTTGACTTCGCACTAGACATTTGTGAGAGGCAAACTCTCTTGTCCAgtttgttttcctctcctgtggTATACCTTCGCGGCAGCTGTTTTCTTTGCGCGGTGGTGTGTTGGAGAACCCTTTACATGGGAAGTGGTGTATAGTGGTTTTGGTCTTCTCGCTGTATTACCatccgcttttttctctcttgcaaACTCTTATGTGCGTTGTTTCTTCCTAATGCACGCGGGTTGCTCCATCCGTCAGAGGCTCTATGAATGGGCAATTCAGCAGTGTCTGTTAATCGTCGGGTGGGGATCAAAGAAGACAGACTGCGTTTGCGAACTGGAGGCAACCTGTTCCCCGGGACaactctctcctcgtcttcaacGTGCACCGATGAGAAGCTTGCTTCATTCATTGCTACAGTAACTGAGGCATCCCCAGTCCGTCGTTTTTTTTCATAATTCATGCTCGTCCTGGGATCCTGGTGGGCAAATTGTCACCAAGAGAGAACCTTCAAATTCCGCAACGCAGGCCCGAGTGGGTGTACGGGCTCTGCCAGGACTTTCCAAATGTATCATTCACATGCAACGGCGGTGTCAAGTCATTCCAAGAGGCCGAAGGCCACTTGCTCAACACAAATGATAAGCTCGATGGCGTTATGGTAGGGCGAGATATGCTTGATAGCCCAATGGTACTGGGGTTCTAGCGCTGACGCTTTTATTGCTTCTCAGGACGAAAGACGCAGTAGGCACTGCACATCGAGCATCGAAGACGGTTCAGAAGGCAACAGAGCCGGTCCACCCCAGGACCAGAGGAGAGGTTTAGTTGCACGTCGACAAACGGTAGAAGCATCTGGTTCCGG from Neospora caninum Liverpool complete genome, chromosome VIII includes the following:
- a CDS encoding SRS domain-containing protein, whose amino-acid sequence is MERNHFVAGLAGPACGVLFLLFVTCLCQASRAMEDQATAIVPNCAVSDNGTACDCNEPTGTGRTAEFTPSASLTESKNTISIQCPNQYEFRPTEKSKVCSVGEDKNAQDLETCNQGNVKIEKFLNPPPTSSPEWIASGAGQTTHSLTLPKSNFPLTNKKFFVGCQEQEGRVNRLLERTPAKKSCVVTVQVEAKKSSLHENVLTCGYGANSNTEKTPVATLTSDNNALTIVCGSEGQLHPTGTPTTAFLCDISTEECSTAVKLTDVFPNFKEAWITVEGETGSNKLVIPEDGFPEEDKMILLGCSLKTASGEDSKKKQNTTVQEEPTCKVKVVIPAGGRASAAASGPSSPMYAFAVGFLSLVVSGAYLTSY
- a CDS encoding SRS domain-containing protein; protein product: MERKSFFSSLARPAVGVLLIFFAACLCRLSMAQINRPTSIPIAPTCDVTENGTACVCEESVKGRAQESASSATLSESHNTISVQCPEQYGFVPSDGTKVCSVDTDTNATDLGTCNTHNEKIEAFLNPVPASPPQWSASDTTTTPHSLSLPQSHFPLTDKKFFVGCLEQEDRLNKLLQGTPPKKSCVVTVQVEAKKSSLHENVLTCGYGANSNTEKTPVATLTSDNNALTIVCGSEGQLQPSGKPTTAFLCDISTEECSTAVKLTDVFPNFTEAWITVEGETGSNKLVIPEDGFPEEDKMIMLGCSLKTVSGDDKKKNENTTVQEEPTCKVKVVIPAGGRSSAAASGPSSPMYAVAVGLLSLVVSSTFLTSH